The nucleotide sequence ATATCAGAAGAACAGTTTTTGGCAATGGAAAGGACTGGAGATTGGTGGTTTAGAAACGCAGAAGAATGGGGGTATGAAAATAGTATAATACTGGGTGGAGTAGAAACCAGTTCTCTTACGATACCTGTCACAAAATCGCCCAGTGGAGGAATCAGTATTTGGTGTCAGGCGTATTCCGGAGCAATTGATGTTGAAGCAGATGGAGAAATAAAGCATTATGATTTGTATTCGGAGGAAGGGGCTTATATACAGATAACGCCATTTGAAGACAGTTTATTTACAGTTTTGATAACAGTATTTGTATATATGATTCTTACATGTATAGTAGCATTTTTTTTGTTGCTTATGATAGGATTTATTCAGAGTATAAGTACAGATGTGAAGGAGCCGCAATATGAGTACTGGACGGTGGTATTAACTATTTTTATATGTACTTATATTTTTGATGTGGTTTGGTATAAAAAAGGTATTGTTAATTTTAACGCTTTTGGTGATCAGCCAGGTTACTGGGATGTTGGAGGCCAGTTTGCTCAGCCAGACCTGACGAAAGATACAATTATTGAAATAATCAAAACAATTTCACCTATTAGAGGTTATGGTACTGTTTTGCCGGCTTTTATTGCTCAGTTTGTAGGAATCAGAGCACATGTAGATTCCTATTTAGTTTATTTTTTGCTGCCATCTTTGGCTAATGCATTTTTATTTGGCTACATTCTTCCCAGAATATATGAGATTATTCATAACAGAAAGGTTTATTTATGGCAGATTTTATCTGCATGCCTGGGATTTCTGATTTTCTATAAAGGCTTGCTGGTAAGCATTGGAGGCGACCTTTATGGATTAGTGCTATATTTGGCCGGCGCATTATTCGGAATTTTGATTTTTAAAACAGGAAGAATAAAATATGCAATTGGAAGCGGTGTGTGTTTTTCCTTGTGTCTGACGATTCGAACCAGTTATCTGATTGGTGTCATAGTGCTTTTGATTGTGATGGTGATTTTAGTTGGGTTAAACTTTAAAGGAAAGATTCAACAAAACGGACTTTTTCCTTTTGCTGCAATATCTGCGAGAGGAGCTGTTAAGATGGTGATTGCCTTTTCGGTTTCATTTTTATGTATATGTATTCCACAAATATATATGAATGAGATACGGGGGCATAGAGGACTTTTTGCATATGATCAGGATGGAGCTTACTTTACGAAGACTACTACAGTATTGGAACAGGCAGCAGATGTGACTTTGCGGGGGTGGCTGACAGGATATCCTTATCAGGTTTACGATGACCAGGTACATTCTATCAGGCAGGCAGCAGGTTACAGAGATGAAAAGGAAATAACAATGGCACAATCTTTTGATGCATATTCCAAAAGTCCATTGGACACGTTGGTTGCTATTGGAAAAAGAGCTTTTGCAATGGTGGATATTAAAACTAATATGAATCTGCCGAATGTAGGATGGAGTGCGCATACCAAATATTATATTTTCAGTACAATAAATTATATTTTTATTGCAACAGCATTATTTACGTTATTGAATAAACGATTGCGTCAATTGCTTTATCAGAAAATGGATTTCTTTTTTTGGGGGGCAGTTTTGTTGGGGCCGGTGGCTCCTTTGCTGGCTTCTAAAATTGAGTGGAGAGAGGTTGTAGTTGAATATCTTTTTTATATTGGATATGCATGTGCATTTTGTTTTGCAGGAAGCCTTTACAGTGAAGAAAAGAGACTGGCGATCAGAGAAAGTAATTACCTTCCCTTTATGACATGTGTTGTGTTTGCACTACATGCAGTTTCACTTACCATGTATTCAAATTATGTTTTTTAGTATAAATCAGATGTATATATACTGAATGAGGAGATAAAAATGATTCCATTTAATGTACCGCCTTATATAGGTTCAGAATTAAATTATATAAAGGATGTTGTGGAAAAGCACAGAATTTGTGGAGATGGTGACTATACCAGGAAATGTAATCATTGGTTTGAAGAGAAAACCGGGGTGCGGAAAGCACTTCTTACCACGTCCTGTACCCATGCTACGGAAATGGCAGCTTTACTTTGTGATATAAAACCAGGAGATGAAGTGATTATGCCGTCCTACACATTCGTGTCTACGGCAGATGCCTTCGTGTTACGTGGCGCAAAAGTAGTTTTTGTGGATATCAGGCCGGATACAATGAATATTGACGAAACACTGATTGAAAATGCTGTTACAGAAAAAACAAAGGCCATTGTACCGGTTCACTATGCAGGCGTGTCATGTGAAATGGATGCAATTATGGGTATTGCCAGGAAATATAATCTGGCTGTAATAGAAGATGCTGCTCAGGGAATTATGAGCACATACAGGGAGAAAGCGCTGGGAACGATTGGCGATTTTGGGTGTTACAGTTTTCATGAAACGAAAAACCTTTCCATGGGGGAGGGGGGGTGCTTACTTATTAAAGATGAAAAGGATATTGAGCTGGCAGAAATTATCCGTGAAAAAGGGACAAACCGTAGTAAATTTTTCCGCGGACAGATAGATAAATATACCTGGGTGGAACAGGGTTCTTCTTATCTGCCCAGTGAACTTAATGCGGCGTATTTGTATGCTCAGCTGGAAAAAGCGGAAGAAATAACTAACGATCGTGTTGCAAACTGGAATAAGTATTATAAGGAATTAAAACCTCTTGCAGACAGAGGGAAGATAGAACTTCCTTTTGTTCCGGAAGAGTGCGTACACAGCGGACATATGTTTTATATAAAAGCAAAGGATCTCAAAGAACGTTCTGACTTTATCTCATATATGAAAGAGAATGGAATTGGGTGTGTCTTTCATTATATTCCCCTTCATACTTCTCCGGCAGGAAAAAAATATGGCCGTTTTGCAGGGGAAGACAGATATACTACAAGAGAAAGTGAGAGACTTGTAAGGTTACCCATGTATTATGGGCTGACCAGAGAAGATCATCAGAAGATATGTGAGAAAGTAAAGGATTTTTATAAATAGATGATAAAACAGAATAAACTAAAAGTGTACATTGAACTGCATATATTGCTTTTTATCTATTCGCTGGGGGCTGTCTGCTCAAAATATGCGGCGCAAAGTGAATTTTTGTCGGCTGAATTTTTATTTTTTTACGGATTGGTTTTGGTTGTTCTTGCAGTATATGCGATTCTCTGGCAACAAATATTAAGGAAGCTGCCTTTGGTCACAGCTTATGCCAATAAGGCAGTTACTGTTATATGGGGGCTGATGTGGGGGCTGCTTATTTTCAAGGAAACTATTACAGTATGGAAGATTATCGGAGCAGCTATAATAATTGCAGGAATTTATATGGTGGTAACAGAAGATGCAAATTGATTTATTATATGTTCTTGTTTTTTTGATTGCAGTTTTTATGTCATCTGTGTCACAGATTTTATTGAAAAAAAGTGCAAATAAAGAGTATGACAACAAGATAAAGGAATATCTGAATTTTCCGGTTATAATAGCCTACGGACTGTTTTTTTGTTCATCTCTTGTGGTGGTATTGGCGTATAAAGGAGTTCCACTTGCTATGGGGCCTGTATTGGAAGCAACCGGTTACATATGGGTTTCAATTTTGGGCGGAATATTTTTGAAAGAACATATCAGCAGGAAAAAGGTGTTGGGGCTGGCGGTGATTATAATTGGAATACTGGTATTTAATATACCATAGGAGTAGAAGATGAAATTGTTAAGTTTTGTGATACCATGTTATAGAAGTGAAAAAACGATAGAAAAGGTTATTGATGAGATTATTGCTGTTGTGGGACAAAGGAGTGAATTTGACTATGAAATAATTGCAGTAAATGACTGTTCCCCGGATAATGTGTATGAAGTGCTGGTAAAACTTGCAGCGGAAAATAAAAAAATTAAGGTGATAAATCTTGCTAAAAATGCCGGAAAACATGCCGCAGTTCTTGCAGGTTATGCTTTTGTCAGTGGTGAATATGTTATTAATCTGGATGATGATTTTCAATGTCCGGTATACAGATTGTGGGATCTTCTTGCACCGCTTTTGACAGATGAGGCAGATATTACCACTGCAAAGTATGAAGTGAAGAAAGAATCTTTCATGAAACGTTTTGGCAGCAATGTGAACCTCTGGTTTTCAGAACAGATGCTGGATAAACCCAGGGGGCTGCGTTTTGAAAATTTCAGTGCTATAAAAAGGTTTGTATGTGAAGAAGTTAAGAATTATAAAAATCCCTATCCGTATCTGGAAGGGCTTCTGGTGGGAGTTTCGAAACGGATAGTGGCCATCCCTATGGAAAATCGAAACAGGGCAGATGACAATACTTCAGGGTTTACGGTTATAAAGTCTGTTTCATTATTTGTAAATGGTCTGACAGCTTTTTCAATTAAGCCCCTTAGACTGGCATCTTTTATTGGTTTTTTATTTGCTTTTATTGGTTTTGTATATGGTATGGTAATTATTATCCATAAGTTGCTGAATCCGGAGGTGCTGTTGGGTTACAGTTCCATGATGGCGGTTATTATTTTTTCCAGTGGAATTATTATGCTGATCTTGGGGATGATTGGAGAATATGTAGGGCGTATTTATATCAGTCTTAATAATTCACCTCAATATGTTGTCAAAGACAGGATTAATTTTCAGGAAGAAAATAAAGCGGAATATTCAGCAACCGGGATTATGGAGGAATTATCAGAATGAATAAAGTTATAATTTTTGGTCTGGAAGAATTTGCCACTATGATGTGTGAGTTTATTATGAAAGATGGAAAAGATGAAGTGGCAGGATTTTGTGTGGATGAAGCATATCTGCCGGAAAAAAAGAAGATCAGTGTTATGAATAAGGAATATCCCATTGTGGCATACGAAAAGCTGGAAGAGTATTATAAACCTGCGGAGCATGCTGTTTGTCTTTGTATAGGTTATACGAAAATGAATCAGGTACGGGAAGAAAAATATAAAGATTCTCTGGAAAGAGGATATACTCCGTACAGTTATGTGCATCCCTCAGCAGTGGTACTGGCAGAAAGTGTGGGGGGGGGGGGAATTTCATCATGGAAAATGTTACTATCGGACATAATGTTAAAATAGGAAATGGAAATATTTTCTGGCCATGCTCCCATGTGGCTCATGATACAACAGTGGGAAACTTTAATTTTTTTACCATATCTGTTGCAGTTGCAGGGCATGTTTCTGTTTCTGATAATTGCGTCTTTGGAGCGAATTGTACCGTAAAAAACGGAGTTAAAATTGGAAAGAATACACTTGTCGGTGCAGCAGCGTATATTCGGAAAGATACAGAAGAGAACAGTGTTTATGTACCGCCAAAAAGCTATAGACTGGAAGGGAGAAGCAGTTTGGATTTCAAACTCTGAAAATAGGATGGAAAAAAAGAATGTATTAGTTTTGGGAGTTGGAGGGAATGTAAGCCAGGGTATTATTAAGGCATTGCGTTTTTCTCAACTGCCATTGAAAATTTATGGGGCATGTATCTCGGAAATGTCCACAGGCTTGTATATGTGTGATGAAAGTTATATTTGTCCTTTTGCCAGGAGTTCTGAGTTTATACCATGGGTTATCGCATTTTGTAATACGCATGATATCAGTTTAATACTTACAGGGGTAGAAGAAAATGTCCTTGAACTGGCCGGAAATGCAGAGGATCTCAGGAAAAATACCAGGGCCAGATTTATCTCATCGTCATATGAACAGTTACTCATTGGTCAGGATAAACTGCTTACCTGCAGATTTTTACAGGAAAATAAATGTAATTATCCGGCATATTCCTGTTGGGAAAGTGCAGACGACGCAGTGTCTTTTGCTGAGAGTGTTGGTTATCCTGTTCTGGCAAAGCCCAGGCATGGAAAGAGTGCACAGGGAATTCTGATTCTGGAAAATCAGAGTGAAATAATGGCAAAACCGAATCTGAAAGGTTATGTACTGGAAGAATATATTGGTAATTCAGAACGGGAGTATACAGTTGGATGTTATGTAGACAAAACAGGAAATCTTCGTTCTGTAATTCCAATGCACAGGAAACTTAAAAATGGCACTACAGTTTGGGCCAGAGTTATTTCAGATACTCGTATAGAGGATGAAGCCAGAAAAATATGTAGGGCGTATAAGCCAGTTGGACCATTTAATATCCAGATGCGTTTAAGAGAAGATGGGACGCCGGTGTGTTTTGAAATGAATGTTCGTTTTTCAGGTACCACAGCCATGCGGAGCAGATTTGGATTTGAAGATGTAAAGGCAGAAGTATTGGAATACGTGTATGACCAGAAAATTGATAATTGCTTTCATATTGTGCATGGTGAGGCATTTCGGTATGATGAGGAATTTTATATGACAGGAAGTCCGACGCAGGATATGCGTGGTGCAGGTAAAATTATTGATTTTGCAGAATATAAAAAAACATTATGATAAGTTATATGGGAAAGGAAAAGTATGAATATATTAGTGACAGGTGCGAATGGGTTTGTGGGACATTGGATCGTCAACGTCCTGAAAAGAAAATATTATATGATTGGAAGTGGTACGAAAAGGACAGCAACTTATGATGAAAGTCTCGATGAATATATTCCATGGGATCTTGGGCACGAACCTGTTCCGGAAATATTATCAGAACAAAAAATAGATATTATTGTTCATTGTGCAGCCAGCAAAGACATGAATGATCAGTCGGAATCGCTTATTTATGCAAATTGTATGGGAACATACAGGATTTTTCAGCTTGCTGTCACATGCAGGTGTAAAAAGATTATTTTTATTTCCAGTTTACCTGTTATCGGAATACCAATGGACGGAATTATTGATGATTCAGGAGAAATGAATCCCCAGTCTGTGTATCATGCTACAAAAGCAGCAGGAGAGCTGATTTTGAATCAGGCCGGACGTTATGGAACAGAGGTGATTAACCTGCGGGTTCCTTCTCCGATTGGACCGGATATGCCTGTAAAAT is from Lachnospiraceae bacterium JLR.KK002 and encodes:
- the rffA gene encoding dTDP-4-amino-4,6-dideoxygalactose transaminase; protein product: MIPFNVPPYIGSELNYIKDVVEKHRICGDGDYTRKCNHWFEEKTGVRKALLTTSCTHATEMAALLCDIKPGDEVIMPSYTFVSTADAFVLRGAKVVFVDIRPDTMNIDETLIENAVTEKTKAIVPVHYAGVSCEMDAIMGIARKYNLAVIEDAAQGIMSTYREKALGTIGDFGCYSFHETKNLSMGEGGCLLIKDEKDIELAEIIREKGTNRSKFFRGQIDKYTWVEQGSSYLPSELNAAYLYAQLEKAEEITNDRVANWNKYYKELKPLADRGKIELPFVPEECVHSGHMFYIKAKDLKERSDFISYMKENGIGCVFHYIPLHTSPAGKKYGRFAGEDRYTTRESERLVRLPMYYGLTREDHQKICEKVKDFYK
- a CDS encoding transporter — translated: MIKQNKLKVYIELHILLFIYSLGAVCSKYAAQSEFLSAEFLFFYGLVLVVLAVYAILWQQILRKLPLVTAYANKAVTVIWGLMWGLLIFKETITVWKIIGAAIIIAGIYMVVTEDAN
- a CDS encoding multidrug ABC transporter, producing MQIDLLYVLVFLIAVFMSSVSQILLKKSANKEYDNKIKEYLNFPVIIAYGLFFCSSLVVVLAYKGVPLAMGPVLEATGYIWVSILGGIFLKEHISRKKVLGLAVIIIGILVFNIP
- a CDS encoding glycosyltransferase produces the protein MKLLSFVIPCYRSEKTIEKVIDEIIAVVGQRSEFDYEIIAVNDCSPDNVYEVLVKLAAENKKIKVINLAKNAGKHAAVLAGYAFVSGEYVINLDDDFQCPVYRLWDLLAPLLTDEADITTAKYEVKKESFMKRFGSNVNLWFSEQMLDKPRGLRFENFSAIKRFVCEEVKNYKNPYPYLEGLLVGVSKRIVAIPMENRNRADDNTSGFTVIKSVSLFVNGLTAFSIKPLRLASFIGFLFAFIGFVYGMVIIIHKLLNPEVLLGYSSMMAVIIFSSGIIMLILGMIGEYVGRIYISLNNSPQYVVKDRINFQEENKAEYSATGIMEELSE
- a CDS encoding DapH/DapD/GlmU-related protein; this translates as MENVTIGHNVKIGNGNIFWPCSHVAHDTTVGNFNFFTISVAVAGHVSVSDNCVFGANCTVKNGVKIGKNTLVGAAAYIRKDTEENSVYVPPKSYRLEGRSSLDFKL
- a CDS encoding ATP-grasp domain-containing protein, producing MEKKNVLVLGVGGNVSQGIIKALRFSQLPLKIYGACISEMSTGLYMCDESYICPFARSSEFIPWVIAFCNTHDISLILTGVEENVLELAGNAEDLRKNTRARFISSSYEQLLIGQDKLLTCRFLQENKCNYPAYSCWESADDAVSFAESVGYPVLAKPRHGKSAQGILILENQSEIMAKPNLKGYVLEEYIGNSEREYTVGCYVDKTGNLRSVIPMHRKLKNGTTVWARVISDTRIEDEARKICRAYKPVGPFNIQMRLREDGTPVCFEMNVRFSGTTAMRSRFGFEDVKAEVLEYVYDQKIDNCFHIVHGEAFRYDEEFYMTGSPTQDMRGAGKIIDFAEYKKTL
- a CDS encoding NAD(P)-dependent oxidoreductase, whose translation is MNILVTGANGFVGHWIVNVLKRKYYMIGSGTKRTATYDESLDEYIPWDLGHEPVPEILSEQKIDIIVHCAASKDMNDQSESLIYANCMGTYRIFQLAVTCRCKKIIFISSLPVIGIPMDGIIDDSGEMNPQSVYHATKAAGELILNQAGRYGTEVINLRVPSPIGPDMPVKSIVPIFVNKALDGEEIIIAGKGTRRQNYIDVRDLGYVAGELLEHNGCSGTFNIGARKTISNIELARLCVKLTESKSDIKFADREDPADGQDWSIDDRRLRSIVGEYQRHSIEDSILDIARYLRNQ